The following proteins come from a genomic window of Neptunomonas concharum:
- a CDS encoding sensor histidine kinase: MNRQGFRFRLSLALFGSFLLIGAFAIMLFVYSSRAYQQEITQLMHKELATHVVEEYRFYQGDKPDIESTKETFHNLMYLGANFEFYLLDTSGKILAYSTDPAKIKREKVSLAPIQTYLNTSILDQPIHGQDPRSLTGEKIFSVATIKQNDQVQGYLYVILGSEIYDEIADMVLSSQILQWGLGLLTAGFAFALLSALWITGLITKPLHLLTSQVKTVQQTGLSKQSVQNIQVIERLEQWQEGTQDEVNILGSAFRELLEQLNEQYQNVVTVDELRKELLSHVSHDLRTPLASLLGYLETWELNEGKVSAIESRQYIHIAKKNAHKISLLIEQLFELAYLDSGNVQVNKEHFSIAELIQDVLQKFQIEAQQKQIHLDISPKDSSICVCGDIEKLERVFTNLIENAIRHTPEGGSITVKLINSSGLVSVEVTDTGIGIPEADIPHVFDPHYKAQNSVRENTAHGGLGLAITKKILDLHQSEIAVKSAIGQGTTFEFSLAAKA; the protein is encoded by the coding sequence GTGAATAGACAAGGTTTTAGATTTCGCTTATCGCTGGCGCTGTTTGGCAGCTTTCTACTCATTGGCGCTTTTGCAATTATGCTGTTTGTTTACTCGTCTCGTGCTTACCAGCAAGAGATCACTCAGCTCATGCACAAAGAGCTAGCCACCCATGTGGTTGAAGAATACCGTTTTTATCAAGGTGATAAGCCAGACATAGAAAGCACTAAAGAAACCTTCCATAACCTCATGTATTTAGGCGCAAATTTTGAATTTTATTTACTCGATACAAGTGGCAAAATACTGGCCTATTCAACCGATCCTGCAAAAATAAAACGCGAAAAGGTCAGCCTAGCGCCAATCCAAACGTACCTAAACACCTCCATTTTAGATCAGCCCATACATGGGCAAGACCCAAGGTCACTCACTGGTGAGAAGATATTCAGCGTTGCCACCATCAAGCAAAATGACCAAGTGCAAGGCTATCTTTATGTGATTTTAGGCAGTGAAATCTATGACGAAATTGCCGATATGGTACTGAGCAGCCAGATCTTACAATGGGGGCTGGGTTTGCTTACCGCAGGTTTTGCTTTCGCGCTTTTGTCAGCCCTATGGATTACAGGATTGATTACCAAACCACTGCATCTGCTCACATCACAAGTCAAAACGGTGCAACAAACAGGGCTATCAAAACAATCTGTGCAGAACATACAGGTGATAGAACGGCTTGAGCAATGGCAAGAGGGCACACAAGATGAAGTGAACATCTTAGGGAGTGCCTTTAGGGAGCTATTAGAGCAGCTCAATGAGCAATACCAAAATGTAGTCACGGTAGATGAACTCCGAAAAGAGCTGCTATCACACGTATCACACGACCTCAGAACGCCATTGGCCTCCTTGTTGGGCTACTTAGAGACTTGGGAGCTAAACGAAGGCAAAGTATCAGCCATAGAAAGCCGCCAATATATACATATCGCCAAAAAGAATGCCCACAAGATCTCCTTATTAATCGAGCAGCTCTTTGAACTGGCTTACCTTGATAGTGGCAACGTACAAGTGAATAAAGAGCACTTTTCCATCGCTGAACTGATTCAGGACGTCCTGCAAAAGTTCCAGATAGAAGCGCAACAAAAGCAAATACACCTAGATATCTCACCGAAAGACAGCAGCATTTGCGTCTGTGGTGATATAGAAAAGCTGGAAAGAGTCTTTACTAACCTGATTGAAAACGCGATTCGTCACACCCCCGAAGGCGGCTCAATTACCGTAAAGCTGATTAACAGCTCGGGGCTGGTATCGGTCGAAGTCACCGATACCGGAATAGGTATACCAGAAGCCGACATCCCCCATGTGTTCGACCCCCACTATAAAGCGCAGAACAGCGTTAGGGAAAACACAGCCCATGGCGGTTTAGGCTTAGCCATCACTAAAAAGATTTTGGATTTACACCAGTCAGAGATCGCCGTGAAAAGTGCGATAGGCCAAGGCACCACCTTTGAGTTCTCTTTAGCGGCTAAAGCGTAA
- a CDS encoding spondin domain-containing protein has translation MNTKYIMFPALIALPWLLTACSGSNNDSPVQKVMANYEIKITNATHGQPLSPPAAILHDGQYMAWSIGSSASAGLETLAESGSPADLVAEAASTVAQTTGSGVVVPGAMMSLMLSGEWSSDLELTVATMLVNTNDAFTGTTGWHVGDLAVGEHKQMLMPIYDAGTETNDELAATIPGPAAGGEGYNPARESHDQVRRHPGVVTQADGYADSALTEAHRFDQGAMLVSVVRTQ, from the coding sequence ATGAACACGAAGTACATAATGTTTCCTGCCTTAATCGCTTTGCCATGGTTGCTCACAGCCTGTAGTGGTAGCAACAACGACTCACCCGTACAAAAGGTGATGGCAAACTATGAAATCAAAATTACCAACGCCACCCATGGTCAACCACTATCGCCACCTGCCGCTATTTTGCATGATGGGCAATATATGGCATGGTCGATAGGTTCATCGGCTAGCGCTGGGTTAGAAACCCTTGCAGAATCAGGGTCGCCAGCTGATCTGGTGGCCGAAGCGGCCTCTACGGTTGCACAAACCACAGGGAGTGGCGTTGTTGTACCTGGAGCCATGATGTCGTTGATGCTATCGGGTGAATGGTCAAGCGATCTTGAACTAACCGTCGCGACGATGCTGGTGAATACCAATGATGCTTTTACCGGCACAACAGGATGGCATGTGGGTGACTTGGCCGTTGGCGAGCATAAGCAGATGCTGATGCCTATCTATGATGCGGGCACCGAAACCAATGACGAGCTTGCCGCAACGATCCCTGGGCCTGCTGCTGGTGGAGAAGGCTATAACCCTGCAAGGGAAAGTCATGATCAAGTCAGACGCCACCCCGGTGTCGTTACCCAAGCGGATGGTTATGCAGACTCAGCATTGACCGAAGCGCACCGTTTTGATCAAGGCGCCATGTTAGTTAGCGTAGTCCGTACTCAGTAA
- a CDS encoding spondin domain-containing protein, translating to MKIKTLLAGMALSVAAAPSFAEVISVEVTNLTHGSYFTPLLLTAHGDNLHLFNVGTAATPELQAMAEGGSIDGLVALASAANASNMPNPAGGLLAPGAKTSVMQWDTGSNGYLSIVGMVLPSNDGFVGLNSWKIPTAKGKYTVMLNAYDAGTEANDEIVNGGGAPGAPGIPANPGANGGTGATGVTSTEANQTVHIHRGVLGDTEEFSGPSDLDSRIHRWLNPVAKLVVTVE from the coding sequence ATGAAAATAAAAACGCTACTAGCCGGTATGGCTTTATCTGTTGCCGCAGCACCAAGCTTTGCAGAGGTCATCTCCGTTGAAGTTACCAACCTTACCCACGGCAGTTACTTCACCCCTTTATTATTAACAGCCCATGGCGATAACCTCCATCTGTTCAATGTCGGGACAGCGGCGACGCCTGAGCTTCAAGCGATGGCTGAAGGCGGTAGTATTGATGGGCTCGTTGCCCTAGCCAGTGCTGCTAATGCCTCTAACATGCCCAACCCTGCGGGAGGCTTACTGGCACCCGGCGCTAAAACCAGCGTAATGCAGTGGGATACCGGCTCGAACGGTTATCTCAGCATTGTGGGTATGGTGCTACCGTCTAACGATGGTTTTGTCGGTCTTAACAGCTGGAAAATCCCCACAGCAAAAGGCAAATACACGGTCATGCTCAATGCTTATGACGCTGGCACCGAAGCCAATGATGAGATCGTTAACGGCGGTGGCGCACCTGGAGCACCGGGCATTCCTGCTAACCCCGGTGCTAATGGCGGAACTGGCGCTACCGGCGTGACGAGCACAGAAGCGAATCAGACGGTCCATATCCACCGTGGTGTATTAGGAGATACGGAAGAGTTCAGCGGGCCAAGTGATTTAGACTCACGCATTCACCGTTGGTTAAACCCGGTTGCTAAACTGGTTGTGACTGTAGAATAG
- a CDS encoding response regulator transcription factor — MHERILIVEDQEDINALIALNLEVLNYQVSCALNGTDGLQQAQDGEFDLIILDVMLPGIDGLQICKILRANNLFTPILMLTARKSEADRVVGLEVGADDYLTKPFSVLELQARVKALLRRMEFNKQQQTEEGSADDITVKQLQIHKTKRVVSLAGQPINLTAKEFDLLLYLVSFPGQVFSREQLLNAVWGYRHSGYEHTVNSHINRLRAKIEQDPANPQFVLTVWGVGYKFSE, encoded by the coding sequence ATGCACGAAAGAATTCTGATTGTCGAAGACCAAGAAGATATCAATGCACTGATCGCCTTGAATCTAGAGGTACTGAACTACCAAGTAAGCTGCGCGCTCAATGGCACGGATGGTTTACAACAAGCACAAGATGGCGAATTCGATCTTATTATCCTCGATGTGATGCTACCGGGTATCGATGGGCTGCAAATCTGCAAAATTCTTCGCGCAAATAACCTTTTCACACCGATATTGATGTTAACCGCCCGTAAAAGTGAGGCGGATCGAGTGGTCGGGCTTGAAGTAGGCGCAGATGACTACCTAACAAAACCCTTTAGTGTATTAGAGCTACAAGCACGCGTTAAAGCCTTGCTGAGACGGATGGAGTTTAATAAGCAACAGCAAACAGAAGAGGGCAGTGCTGACGACATTACGGTTAAGCAACTACAGATTCATAAAACCAAACGTGTGGTCTCTTTAGCGGGGCAACCGATTAACCTGACCGCTAAAGAGTTTGACTTATTGCTGTATCTGGTGAGTTTTCCTGGTCAGGTTTTTAGCCGCGAACAACTCCTCAATGCCGTATGGGGCTACCGACACAGCGGATATGAACATACCGTCAATTCTCATATTAACCGCTTACGCGCAAAAATAGAGCAAGACCCAGCCAACCCACAGTTTGTGCTTACGGTTTGGGGTGTAGGATATAAGTTCAGTGAATAG
- a CDS encoding PepSY-associated TM helix domain-containing protein, with translation MLDAIAQWVSPRLMRTIHLYSATLMLAAMLFFAFTGITLNHPDWFSEHQSTLREEVLPEPIQQFLTITDPGQAPPSLVLDWLKKEQNIHGKKIEIDWDSADSLLLIDIQQPGGFALVEVDLTSGRVVIEQRLGSWVQVLNDLHKGRYVGEIWKWFIDISALIMLLFTLSGFWLILPQKRRRQGLLGIALAGTLALVLLYKGSI, from the coding sequence ATGCTGGATGCGATAGCGCAATGGGTATCGCCACGCCTAATGCGGACGATTCATCTTTACTCAGCAACCTTGATGTTGGCCGCCATGCTTTTCTTTGCATTCACTGGCATCACACTGAACCATCCAGATTGGTTTAGTGAACATCAATCAACCCTACGGGAGGAGGTTTTACCCGAGCCAATTCAGCAATTTCTTACGATTACCGACCCAGGGCAAGCCCCCCCTTCGCTTGTCTTGGATTGGTTAAAGAAAGAGCAGAATATCCATGGCAAGAAGATCGAGATCGATTGGGATAGTGCAGACTCCTTATTGTTGATTGATATACAACAACCGGGAGGGTTTGCTCTAGTTGAAGTCGACTTAACATCCGGCCGTGTTGTGATCGAGCAACGTCTGGGGAGCTGGGTACAGGTGTTAAATGATCTACACAAAGGGCGCTACGTAGGCGAGATATGGAAATGGTTTATCGATATCTCAGCGCTGATCATGCTGCTGTTTACCTTAAGTGGTTTCTGGCTGATTTTACCGCAAAAACGAAGACGTCAAGGCCTGCTTGGAATCGCACTAGCGGGAACCTTGGCACTGGTGCTGCTTTATAAAGGAAGTATTTAA
- a CDS encoding DUF4198 domain-containing protein has protein sequence MQHIVNPKVLWQHRKALSLALLLGASSSIATAHPVWLLPSEFVLSSKEPVWITVDASASNHVFIYDHGIPLERAKIASPDGKTRPVGTYFKGQRRSVFDLQLDQEGTWKLSASRPATHITYYEHNGEKNRIFATKTDAKKRLPNDAKLGTTTLYHTATHAYVTWGAPSGKVLETTGKGLELVAKTHPNDLVAGEKVTLQFLLNGKPAANIDVDATPSNTLYRDDRMEIHARTDAQGYFSFTPSLAGPWLVGAHTEYTIPSPDADKEAHLLYLTLEVQVQ, from the coding sequence ATGCAACATATCGTTAACCCCAAGGTGCTCTGGCAGCACCGCAAAGCACTCTCACTGGCGTTACTCTTAGGAGCATCGTCAAGCATAGCGACAGCTCACCCTGTGTGGCTGCTGCCTAGTGAGTTTGTACTCTCCAGTAAGGAACCAGTATGGATCACTGTCGATGCATCTGCTTCTAACCATGTTTTTATCTATGATCATGGCATACCGCTGGAGCGCGCCAAAATAGCCTCCCCCGATGGAAAGACACGCCCAGTTGGCACCTATTTTAAAGGCCAACGCCGGAGTGTATTCGATCTGCAGTTAGATCAAGAGGGGACATGGAAGTTATCTGCCTCGCGCCCAGCCACACATATTACTTACTATGAGCACAACGGCGAAAAAAATCGAATCTTCGCAACTAAAACAGACGCGAAAAAACGCTTACCTAACGATGCTAAACTTGGCACAACAACCTTATATCACACCGCTACACACGCCTATGTAACTTGGGGAGCGCCATCTGGGAAGGTGTTAGAAACCACAGGGAAAGGGCTAGAACTGGTTGCAAAAACTCATCCTAATGACTTGGTAGCAGGGGAGAAAGTGACATTACAGTTTCTTCTTAACGGTAAACCTGCTGCCAATATTGATGTTGATGCGACGCCAAGCAACACCCTGTATCGCGATGACCGAATGGAAATACATGCGCGTACCGACGCTCAAGGCTATTTCAGCTTTACGCCCTCACTCGCAGGGCCGTGGTTGGTCGGCGCTCATACTGAATACACCATCCCATCACCAGACGCTGACAAGGAGGCCCACCTGCTTTATCTAACATTGGAGGTGCAAGTGCAGTAA
- a CDS encoding DUF2271 domain-containing protein, with product MLRKTILRQLCIAGLGVGLTLSAATAQAAVLQVNIELPEFTQGPYHRPYVAVWVENEKHQPVRQIALWYEDAEWLKDIRRWWRKAGRYGQAETDAVTGATRAPGHYQLVWDGKDAKGNLLPEGSYFVQIEVVREHGGRTLREVPISVPLKALDISHPPEGELGSVNLKVTQE from the coding sequence ATGCTCAGAAAAACAATCTTGCGCCAATTGTGCATAGCGGGGTTAGGTGTTGGCTTAACACTGAGTGCAGCCACGGCTCAAGCCGCCGTGTTACAAGTCAACATTGAGCTACCCGAGTTTACACAAGGCCCATACCATCGCCCCTATGTAGCGGTTTGGGTAGAGAACGAAAAACACCAGCCAGTTCGGCAGATAGCGCTCTGGTATGAAGATGCCGAATGGCTAAAAGATATACGTCGATGGTGGCGCAAAGCCGGGCGTTATGGGCAAGCTGAAACAGATGCTGTTACTGGAGCGACCCGAGCCCCTGGACATTATCAACTGGTATGGGATGGAAAGGATGCCAAAGGCAACCTATTACCTGAGGGCAGCTATTTTGTCCAAATTGAGGTGGTTCGTGAGCATGGGGGACGCACATTGCGCGAAGTGCCAATAAGCGTACCCCTCAAAGCACTGGATATTAGCCATCCCCCCGAAGGGGAACTAGGTAGCGTAAACCTCAAAGTGACACAGGAATAA
- a CDS encoding TonB-dependent receptor domain-containing protein: protein MTPASLLKKLPLALAISAASGAVMAEGQAKELQPLEVWATQISSSSEYLGDNDIQLKQADHLSDLMRMLPGVEVGGTHSVVQKISIRSLDDTDLNITIDGANQQAYVYHHAGNLLINPDILKAVDIQVGANSVLTGGLGGNVAFETKDAIDLLQPGQKVGGRIQGQVASNKYFGTSFTGFGRLGENLDFLAYINQVDRDNPDDGKGRESLGNDGKIMNGLLKAGIALTDEQRLEVAYDHYKDEGDYPFRADMGVGTNQAITGDRLYPTDYQRDTFTVGYELDKGDALYLRANLYHNELALKRREDAEEYAVKEGVTKNIGGKVLAETLLEHATFNQTLRYGGEYNLQKTRMYKDGHNKGGEEAARLALYAEDTLDFDGIRITPGLRYNFYDIDATAADKSYNEWTWGLAAEMDLNSQWTLRAAATRLFQGPNLEEAFYADYVNSNNASLKPETGLNREVGIRFRQQQLGGFDEVNVGFTAFHTSINDRIAWSRSGGSWFNQDKVELKGFEASARVEKGSFSALASYSKTDTEDKLTGNPIADQSGDSVSLTVDYTFPQQVTLAWESQWIMEEGHYNKPAYNVHSISARWAPKSVKGLELTAGIENIFDEYYVSHVSRIGESNHPRFGHLVLDDSEPGRNIKLTAAYSF, encoded by the coding sequence ATGACTCCAGCTTCGTTATTGAAAAAATTACCCCTAGCCTTAGCGATCAGTGCCGCAAGTGGGGCGGTTATGGCAGAAGGACAAGCCAAAGAGTTACAACCTCTAGAGGTTTGGGCAACACAAATATCAAGCTCATCTGAATACCTTGGCGATAATGATATTCAGCTTAAACAAGCCGACCATTTAAGCGACTTAATGCGTATGCTGCCGGGTGTTGAGGTTGGTGGAACACACTCCGTCGTACAAAAGATCAGTATTCGTAGTCTGGATGACACAGACCTGAATATCACGATCGATGGTGCTAACCAACAAGCTTATGTTTATCACCACGCGGGCAACCTGCTGATCAACCCAGATATTTTAAAAGCGGTAGATATACAAGTGGGTGCAAACTCAGTCTTGACGGGAGGTCTTGGGGGGAATGTCGCTTTCGAAACAAAAGATGCTATTGACTTACTTCAACCAGGCCAAAAAGTTGGCGGACGAATTCAGGGTCAAGTAGCCAGCAATAAGTACTTCGGAACCTCATTTACCGGATTTGGGCGCTTAGGCGAGAATTTAGATTTTCTTGCTTATATCAATCAGGTCGATCGTGATAACCCTGATGATGGTAAAGGACGAGAAAGCTTAGGTAATGATGGGAAAATCATGAATGGCCTGCTCAAGGCCGGTATTGCACTAACAGATGAGCAGCGCCTTGAGGTGGCATATGACCACTACAAGGATGAAGGAGATTATCCTTTTCGTGCCGATATGGGTGTAGGGACTAATCAGGCTATTACAGGAGATCGCCTCTATCCTACCGATTACCAACGGGATACCTTCACAGTGGGCTATGAACTGGATAAGGGGGATGCTCTATACCTAAGAGCAAATCTATACCACAACGAACTCGCTTTAAAACGCCGTGAAGATGCCGAGGAATATGCGGTAAAAGAGGGCGTTACAAAGAATATTGGCGGTAAAGTCTTAGCTGAGACCCTACTGGAACATGCGACGTTTAATCAAACCTTACGTTATGGCGGCGAATACAATCTCCAAAAAACGCGTATGTACAAAGATGGCCATAACAAAGGCGGTGAAGAGGCTGCTCGCTTGGCTCTCTATGCTGAGGATACGCTGGATTTTGATGGTATTCGTATCACACCGGGGCTACGGTATAACTTCTATGATATAGATGCTACCGCAGCTGATAAAAGCTACAACGAGTGGACATGGGGCCTTGCAGCAGAGATGGATCTGAACTCACAGTGGACATTACGAGCGGCTGCAACCCGGTTATTCCAAGGGCCTAATCTAGAAGAGGCGTTCTATGCGGATTATGTTAACTCAAACAACGCCTCACTGAAGCCTGAAACAGGTTTAAACCGTGAAGTTGGAATCCGCTTCCGCCAACAGCAACTTGGGGGCTTTGATGAAGTTAACGTAGGTTTCACGGCCTTTCATACATCCATTAACGACCGTATCGCCTGGAGCCGTAGTGGAGGCAGCTGGTTCAACCAAGATAAGGTTGAGTTAAAAGGTTTTGAGGCCAGCGCACGCGTAGAAAAAGGCTCATTTAGCGCTTTAGCAAGCTACTCAAAAACTGATACAGAAGACAAACTGACAGGCAACCCTATAGCAGATCAATCCGGTGATAGCGTTTCATTAACTGTAGATTACACCTTCCCACAGCAAGTCACCTTGGCGTGGGAATCACAATGGATCATGGAAGAGGGACATTACAACAAGCCTGCTTACAACGTGCATAGCATCTCTGCACGTTGGGCACCTAAATCGGTTAAAGGGCTTGAGCTGACCGCCGGAATTGAGAACATCTTTGATGAGTATTATGTCTCTCATGTTTCCCGTATTGGGGAGTCGAATCACCCACGCTTCGGACACTTAGTGTTAGATGACTCTGAGCCAGGTCGCAACATTAAACTCACAGCCGCTTATAGTTTCTGA